From the Pseudobacteroides sp. genome, one window contains:
- a CDS encoding transporter, producing MRQFGPPAYPPPSVPPPKPAISYLIDCVNNYTYIWPKYGMPFWFYPTRIEYGEVSGYIWNGRNWTFYGFDPALIEASACYPIPTLY from the coding sequence ATGAGACAATTTGGGCCTCCAGCATATCCACCACCAAGTGTTCCCCCACCAAAACCAGCTATTTCTTATCTCATTGACTGTGTAAACAACTATACGTATATTTGGCCTAAATATGGAATGCCTTTCTGGTTTTATCCTACAAGAATAGAATATGGCGAGGTTTCAGGCTATATATGGAATGGGAGGAATTGGACGTTCTATGGGTTTGACCCAGCATTAATTGAAGCATCTGCATGTTATCCAATTCCTACTCTATATTAA
- a CDS encoding DinB family protein, whose product MNIKEIIQMIKNAIESTFQEIDKWFEKSEQLRSYSPQDKGWTINEILEHISLTNHFLLILINKGTKKAIEIARKGNANIELSDYKFGSEKLDEIAIYNSFNWINPEHMEPTGEKALLEIRTLLKSQVNQCLTNLEEMANGEGTLYKTMMTVNSLGKIDVYHYIYFLAQHAKRHIAQMENVEKEYIKL is encoded by the coding sequence ATGAATATTAAAGAAATTATTCAAATGATTAAGAATGCAATAGAAAGTACATTTCAAGAAATAGATAAATGGTTCGAAAAATCTGAGCAATTAAGATCTTATAGCCCTCAAGATAAGGGCTGGACAATTAATGAAATATTGGAACATATTTCATTAACTAATCACTTTCTTCTGATCTTAATCAATAAAGGAACGAAAAAAGCTATTGAAATTGCAAGAAAAGGTAATGCTAACATAGAGCTGTCAGATTATAAATTTGGCTCGGAAAAATTAGATGAAATAGCAATTTATAATTCTTTCAACTGGATAAACCCAGAACACATGGAGCCAACTGGTGAAAAAGCACTGCTAGAAATTAGAACTCTCTTGAAATCACAAGTCAATCAATGTTTAACGAACTTAGAAGAGATGGCTAATGGAGAAGGTACACTTTATAAAACAATGATGACAGTAAACAGCTTAGGTAAAATTGATGTTTATCATTATATCTATTTCCTAGCTCAACATGCTAAAAGGCATATTGCACAAATGGAAAATGTAGAAAAGGAATATATTAAATTATAA
- a CDS encoding helix-turn-helix transcriptional regulator has product MLTVFDRDLLANELKSFREKNDLKQTELAERLGLNRTTISFFENKQQSPSTEVLNKICELINKPIDVFFVRENKDPLLMMMGKMEVSDKETLLRVIDRIKIRKKYISLSNRLGD; this is encoded by the coding sequence GTGTTAACTGTATTTGATAGAGATTTATTGGCTAATGAGTTGAAATCTTTTAGAGAAAAGAATGACTTAAAGCAAACCGAACTGGCAGAAAGGCTTGGTCTCAATCGTACTACAATTTCTTTTTTTGAAAACAAACAGCAATCACCTTCTACAGAAGTATTAAATAAGATCTGCGAATTAATTAATAAGCCGATTGATGTTTTTTTTGTGCGAGAAAATAAAGATCCTTTACTAATGATGATGGGTAAAATGGAAGTGTCTGATAAAGAAACTTTACTGAGAGTAATTGATCGTATTAAAATTAGAAAAAAGTATATTTCTCTTAGTAATAGGCTGGGTGATTAA
- a CDS encoding ImmA/IrrE family metallo-endopeptidase gives MEKVLNKIITDYSQEKYDFKPDKLSNDDIDEIKKISREKRYDYGNAPIGINIFKFIRDKEKNIFFEGDNFNSNFDAVIYLPDKNSELAFIILNKSKPLVNQIFAAAHEYYHYLKDIEDIKREPIICSLANSNIKREQKASRFAAEFLLPEEALRNEFKRLCNIFKSDNNDTNFIAILCYVLSINYGLPLKATIYRLYEEGYLKDIKVYVNNYDFFKKSLSEIFRRYTDQGQELLSPGNKHIEEVMYDYIPKAYEKGYISYDKLLYDVNTLLLDINNFGIKSPYDESEDDSEINELELIEKLKKKLIR, from the coding sequence TTGGAAAAGGTACTAAATAAAATAATAACTGACTATTCTCAGGAAAAGTATGATTTTAAACCTGATAAGCTTTCAAACGATGATATTGATGAGATTAAAAAAATATCTAGAGAAAAGCGTTATGATTATGGAAATGCACCAATAGGGATAAATATTTTCAAATTTATTAGAGATAAAGAGAAAAATATCTTTTTCGAAGGTGATAACTTTAATTCTAATTTTGATGCAGTAATATACCTTCCTGATAAAAATAGCGAATTAGCATTTATTATTTTGAATAAGTCAAAACCCTTGGTAAATCAGATTTTTGCAGCAGCTCATGAATACTATCATTATTTAAAAGATATTGAGGATATAAAAAGAGAACCAATAATTTGTTCTCTAGCAAATTCAAATATTAAAAGAGAACAAAAAGCTAGTAGATTTGCAGCAGAGTTTTTATTACCTGAAGAAGCTCTTAGAAATGAATTTAAAAGGCTTTGTAATATATTTAAAAGTGATAATAATGATACAAACTTCATAGCCATTTTATGTTATGTTTTATCTATAAATTATGGATTGCCACTAAAAGCTACTATATATAGACTTTATGAAGAAGGATATTTGAAAGATATTAAAGTTTATGTAAATAACTATGATTTTTTTAAAAAAAGTTTATCAGAAATTTTTAGAAGGTATACAGATCAAGGGCAAGAATTACTAAGTCCGGGAAATAAGCATATAGAAGAAGTTATGTATGATTATATTCCAAAGGCATATGAGAAGGGGTACATCTCTTATGATAAACTTCTTTATGATGTAAATACATTACTTTTAGATATTAATAACTTTGGAATTAAATCACCATATGATGAGTCGGAAGATGACAGTGAAATTAATGAGTTGGAACTTATAGAAAAATTGAAAAAAAAACTAATTCGTTGA